From the genome of Rhododendron vialii isolate Sample 1 chromosome 10a, ASM3025357v1:
GTCACGCCTAGTCATAAAAGCTTCCGCCAAAACAAAGCAATTCAAGACGAGCATTTAATAGATTTGGTTTTGGCTTAACTCTCACACTCCATCATTTATTTTTGACCAATCTCTCTTTAAATAGGGTTTTGATCTACCGTACCATTTTTGGGATCCCTCTTCTCCGATCCATCTCTACACGCACCCCATTCCCTCTATAAAGACAATACATTGATACATTACTCCTCTCTTCCAAAAATCTCGTTTTTCTTCAATCATGCTCACAAAACTCACTCAAATCTCCCCTAATTAAACTCAAAaacccaattgattttaggGGCTTCCAATCCAAATCAACCTCCACTCTTCTATTCTCAAGCACATCCAAGCCTAAAAGAAGGTATAAATCGAATTCTTTGGATTAAACTACGTTTTGGCCTTGAGGGAAGCTTACTGAGGTTCTTCCCGGTCTTTCTATACTGGATTTAGGTCTCGAACAAGATCCAAAAGCAGAAaactatcaaaatcaaaaactgCACTAGGCATAATGAGCCACGTGGTATATTAGTATACCCGCGTGGCACACCACGCTATGCCATGCAGCTCTTTAGTCTTTGACTTTCAGGTTGATAAGTGTCTGTGAAGTCAAAGATATTTTGGGCATACTTCGGAATATTTTCTCATgtcaaaaattattattattattattatttgtttaTGTTCTGTAACTTTTTAGCATCCTTGTTCATGCTAAAAATGAATCACAAAAGGGACACCCAAACCGTTTTAGCACTCATAAATCCATTTTTCCAAGCCCATGATTCATTTTATAGTATGAAGAAGAAGCTTTTCTGGAAATACGCAGCATAGTGTACCGCACGGCATAGCTAATATACCGCACGCTATATAATTATGCTGCACAGCGTATTAATTTGTAGTAGAAGTTTCTGACTTGTACAGTTGTACTGTTATTTCATTTTCTATATATTGTTCATCCATTTCATACTATACAATGTACGCACAAGCACGCCAATGTATTATATTTAATTTCATGTCCCTTTCCCgcacttatttttcaaaagttaaaattttcaaacgGTATTAAATTCCCCATTTAAAATGCTTAGTAGATACCAATTTTTATCTGGCGAAATGTGTGCTTTTTCAGCaaaaccttcccctctcgtaacctgactcCCGAACCCAAGATTTTCAAAGTTTTCGCTAGCTAGACCAAAAACCTTATCACTTTTCTCTAAAACAAACTCTCGGTTTCTcgaatcatccatctcaaaaattcagGTGACGACTCTCGAATTCTGGTCGGGAAGCCTACACATACTACCAGTCAAGCATCTAGATTCAGAAGGTTTGATGAAAACAAGATAGCTAGGGTCAATTACAAATGAAATTAGTTGTAATAAATACGTAatataattcaattttttatttttcatttagtaTTTCATTGTATTTGTTTCGAatatcaaattttaaaagaaataatGTATGTCATAGGTAATTGACTCCAATAAATCATAGTTTTGCCCCTgcataaaaccaaaacaaattaaatgacCATGATCATATACTTCGGTAAAACATCAAAGTGCcgatattattttttaattggtacGTAATTCACAAAGCATATTCTGGGATTTCGGATTTTGAGATAAACAAGATTCCTGACtctttttctaaaacaaaaaaaggttctTCGATACGTTTTTCGGCAGTTGTGCTTATAGAAGTCATGAACGTACTTGGGTTTAGACACattagtaatttttaaaatgaagattaaaatttaaaacacaCATTAGAATTTTGGGTATCTCTTATTTTCGTGACATACAAATAgacaaaaacataaattaaGCAAGACATGACGCAAAAGCATAGTGAAATAACACCAGTTGTATTAAATAAACCAATAGAAACAATAAATGCATATCATTATGATACAATGATATCACTTATAAGATTTAAGATTAgatttttttaacaattaataaaaaaaaattaagtcatAAAGAGGATGCTATCCATGTACAATTAAGAGTGAAGAACTCTAACATGAGATTTTAGACCACTAAAACAAATGTGCATAGTTATCAAGTTAAGTACTCAAGAAACCTCATGAAGCGAAAAGAGCTACAAAGTTAAGGTGATGGAAGATCCGGGCGACCAACCTCATGAAGCGGAGAAAAAATTCCTAATGCATGTCTAGATTTTTCCTCATATACAAAAAAAGAATCAGAGGAGGAGAAGGATAGTGATGAGGTGGAAGAAATAGTGGTTGATTCTGACACGAGGACGCAAGAGAATGGCAAACAAAAAGAAGTGGTTGATGAAGGAATTCAGAGAAGGACAAGAATTCAGTGTTGCGAGTTAGTGAAACAAATGGGTCCTCGTTTGATGTGGAGCATAATCATGCCCCAAAGGAGTGGATCCCATTGTGAAAAAACTCCTTGGCAATCAACGGGACCGAACCTAACCTCAATGAGGTTAATCTTGAAAGGGAAAATTTGGTCGTGGCTGGCTCTGAACCCTCGGAACCTATTCTGAATAATGGGGATGGCGACATTATTGTGGATGATACAACCCAATTCAAACCTTGGATTATGTTGATGTTGGTGTTGCAGAGTTTGACAATCTTTCAGAAGAGGGCTTTATAAATAATGAGGATGTGGTTGATTCTTTAGATGGTATCCAGCTATGTGTGGATCTCAATGCTGATACAAAGGGGAAAGAGGTTAAGAATTctgagaaaggaaaatggaagcagAAGTCGATTAAACAAATTTTATGCATTCcaaaaatcaagaagaagggcgaaaaaaagaagcaaagttgTGTTCTGTTTAGATATGCTGTTGCAGCTGCTGCTTTACCAATTTCTTTTGAAGGGATTAGCAGGACTCACCTTGATGAGGCTCGGGCTATTTGAGAGGTAAACAAGATCATGGGCCTTCATTACATGGCCGATGAGCAAGATGTTATTCGAAGAATCGCGATTATGGAAGCCGATGATGAGGAAAGGGCAAAGATCATGCTTCTCATCTGTTGATTGGCTCTTAGGTGTCTTTTGTATGTTGCTTGAATTATTAGGTTTTGGGTGGAGTGTTTCTTTTTCGGATCTTTGGATGTATGTTGTTTTGGGTCTTAGGCGTCAGGAGTCTATTTAGGAGTCTATTTGGGATTGGTGGTGCTATGTCattgttggcttcttgccaactttggtttgtttttccctctctttGGGTCCTTCTTGGTATATGATTGCTGGAGTTTGTTGTTTCTccatgtgggttttttttttttctccggcTTGATGTTGTTTAGggtccttttaatttttgtaagttgttttcaaagattaatggagtaaattttttcgcatttcaaaaaaaaaaaagtactcaagAAACCTTCAACgatgaaaaagaaggtaaaaaaatgaagaaagaaaaacaaactcatattgtactttttttgctcagcaactCAAATTGTACTTGCCAGAAGCTCTCATACAATATTAGAAAAGTCAATTGTCAAGAACCTAATTAAACTCtcattcaatttctttttctttttcttttttttggtacttcggaaaaACCTAGGCTTCATTTGTTTCATGAAAACAAAGCCTTAGCATGCCTTTACATAGGCTACAAATTTTGATAAGCAAAAAATACAAATTCTggtaaacaaaaaatataaacgaACTAAGAAAACATGCATAACAATGAGATACAAGTAATGAACAATGTGTACATTTAATCACTCATATTTCGTTCCAATCCTACTACCACTCTCCATGTGATCCTTGTATTTTCTCAACACCCCATCAATAGCAATATCAAAAGCATCTCTTGTTTTTTCCAGCCCCCGACTCGGTCTTGCATACATAAATCTCGGTATATACTCtatcactttctctctcatcctttCGATTTCCTCCCTCCCATAACTTTCTAACACTCTCCTTATATCCGTTCCGTTACGCACGTCGCCGTGGTCTATAAAAACCGAGTAACTCTCCGGTTCATCTGGCATGATTGAGAACTCGTACTGCAAGTAAGCCGTCCCTCTCCAGAAGAAAACCGGGATCGATCCGGCGACCATGCAGTCGAAAACCGACCGCCTCGTCAGCCCGTCCCCCTTCGGCTGGAGACAGAAATCGGAATCGAGGAACGCCGCCATGACCTCTGTCTTCCCGTCGACGCAGTTGTTCAAGGAGCAGTCGACGTGGCGGCACACGCTTGACTCGTTGAGGCACTTGCTCTTTAAAACCGCTCGGAAATCGTTCTTGATCTTAGACCGACCGCCGCCGACGAAGGTGAAAAGGTGGTTCCGGCGGTGGCTCCTGACGAACTCTTGCAATTCTATGATATCGGATTCTGACCTAGGGTGGAATATTGACGGGTAGGGTACAGCGATTTCTAGGTCGTCCCAAATGCTACGCTCGACGGATACACGGATGACGTTCTGCATCGCCGGCATGAGGAGGAATCTGGTCCCCCAGTCGGCGTCACCGCCTCCCCTCCGCCGGAAATCCCATGTCATCCGTCCAAACATGATGAAATGGTCGGAGCCGTTGGATCTCTTCCACCATTTCTGTTCCTGGAGCCACTTGACCAGCATCTCAGGATGCCAATCGCGCTCTCCTGCGGTGTGATTGTCAAACAAGTATTTTCTCAGACGGAGCCCAGCATAAAAAGGTATGTAGAACGCCGTAGCGGATTCCGGCTCTAGCGTTCGGCACTTGTGATTCAGCATCCGATTGTGGAATATCACCTCGCCCCAATACATGTCCGTCCAGTAAAACGCAGGGATAATACTCTCCGGTAGCATTCCGGCAAACTCTCTCGCCACTGGTCCGAGACCGTCGTTCAAATTCTTGTCACATTTGTCGGCCCGCGGCTCTATTTCGGTGCAATTGTTCATGATATCGTAGTTGAACATCGTGGGAAGATCGTAGACGTAAACCCTACCAGAATCACAGCCTTTGTTTGGCAAGCTGCCATAGGTTGTCGAGGAGATATTTAACACGCCTTCCTTTCCCAAGCCGCCGTGAGTTTCCGGTGAGGTATTTAATACGCCTTTGTTTGACAAGCTGCCGTGAGTTGTCGAGGAGATATTTGACACGCCTTCCTTTGCCAAGCTTCCGTGAGTTTCCGGTGAGATGTTTAATACGCCTTTTTTTGTCAAGCTGCCATGATGAGTTGCCGGTGAGACATTTGATACGCCTTTGTTTGGCAAGCTGCCGTAAGTTTTTGATGGGATATTTGATTTGCCTTTATTTGGTAAGCGGCCGTAAGTTTTCGACGGGATATTTACTACTATCCTAGATTCTCCGGCTTGGAATTTCGTCGGTGCTCGAGGGAATAGAGATAGGGAGTACCAGAGGAGGAACACATGGAAAAGGATTACTACGAAGACTAGAGTTCGACGGATTGGAGTAAGGTTGGATAGGAATGATTGTATTCTGGTTTTAAGGTTTCGGGATTTCTTGTGGCCCTTTGTAGGGCCTTCTGGTTCCGACTGGTGGCCGAAAATTGGAAGCAACattgtaagagagagagagagagagacagacagaggATGTGTTTGGTGAATCAGATAGAGGTCTGTGGTAGACTCGGGTTTTAAACAGCTAAGATTCCGTTACGGAACggtttttaagtatttattttttaataagataattttaaatttaaaaataatgagtttaataaaatttaaaaatatacaatatagaacttatttgaaagatctcgatgagatattttatacggtgctaaaaaatcaaaaaattatttttcatttatattatttttaagtatgaaaatgtgaaataaatattttttttttaagaaggtattaatgaacgtaattctgaccgtccagatgtatttggacggtctagatttttaaaaaaaaaactctttcaaaagaaaatttaacttTTGTGGAAAAGAGTTTGAGCAAATCTTAGatatttattacagcaatggacggctataGATTGGTTGTGTCTTGTGTTTTACAGAACCATTATGTATGTAGCACTTTTGTAATGATAAAATACTGATGGAGGAATAGTTACAGAAAgactaataaaaaattaatttcgacGGATATTAgtaagtatattttttgaattcgtagAGGTGTGATTGCTAAACTACTTAGTtttgtttgtacaaaattttaATTCATAACTGTCGATATTtattaaagctgattttttataaatcTTCATAAcgaattattttaatttaaaatttttgaattaatattgaatttttttgtgactCGGAGTGGGCCCTACTAACCATACAGTGGACATATGCAGTGGTTGTGTGCGGCGGTCCTATACTTTGTGTAATAGTTGAGGATTATTACAATCCATGGCATATGAACTATGAAAGTGTCTATGAAAATAAATGAATGTCTCAGACTCACATGAACACTGTGAATTTGGATCCTTCATTTACTTGCATGGACGCTTTTATTGGTTTGGATGTCATGAATTCTATTATATTTGAATAGTTATTTATTTCAGATTAGATCCAAGGAATGAATATATATTGAACATTGAACCGTCCTACCAAAGCCCAAACCGATGTGAAAATTAGTAGTTTATTTGCTTATGAAATTAGTATCATTGACTTTCCAATAGGTGACAGAAAATTTTCAGTAAAAAAATGCAGGGTGACTTCTTCACGTAGTACGCGTTATTAATCTAAAGGATATAGAAATCATTAGAAGCTTCTTAGAATATTACTAGCGTTATTAGGCTTATCTAGATTTTTAATCCCTAAAGCTATAGTTAAGTTTCAATTTGGtgcttaaaatttttaaatatctcaGTTTTATCCTTTTAGTTATTTATAGGTTTTAACTTAATAGTCCTTATCCAGTGAGGGATTTCGCACGGTTTTACCGTGCGGACCTcactttcccgatcaaatttcgatgatcggAGATGCTCAAAGTGATcgaaatgtgattttaaggactCACTCAAGAAATcggcgaaaaaaaattgaccgggaaagacttgatcagagcagttttcattgaatggtttaataaaaaactgctcaaatcaagcccttcccagtctcttttttttttttgctgatttcttgagagtacctttaaaatcacattctgcacactttgagcggctcggatcattgaaatttgctCGAAAAATGAGAGGTGTGCACAGTAGAATCGTTAGGGATCTCTCACTAGATAATTTGTCTTTAACTTAATCCTTATATGTAcaaatgtttcaatttcgtGTAGACAAAATAGCCCATTTTGCTTGAGCGAAATCCTCTTCTTCCGAAGTGTAACATAGTTTTTCTCGAGCAAAATTCTCTTCTTCCAAAGTGTCAAGATCACACCCGTTTCACTTCACTAACGATGTCTACCgctctcaaaaaataaattctcaTATGAGATTGAAATGTGAGTTTTGGACATAAAAGTGGTAACCAAAAAAGAACTCGGCCTTTGGAGCTTacatccttctttttcttcttcttagtcTTCATCAATTAATTTTTCTACTATTTTCCAGGTTTATTGCAGGTAAGTTTGATCTTGTAATGTATTATTGTCTTTCTTTTAGATGCTGAATTTTTGTCTGTACAGTGGATATAGAGGCCTGATATCTAATTATATTgtataatactccctccgttccaatttgtgAGTCCCGCTCCGGGATTCTAACTTTTTAAGAGAGTATATTTATTACATGCACAGATTTTTAGCCTTCCAATTTTGCCCCTCAATTTTGGAATTGTTTTTGTGCACTTTAAATGGAAAACCAGTTGTTTCCTCAGAAATAAGTACTCTGTAACAAATCCCAAGATGTTTTGGGCAGCAAAGTTGGCTGGTATTTCAAGATTTAGTTCaagaattcaaaattgaatacaactctctttttatctctcatACAcacatttttgttctttttgaagATGGGTAAAATGGGAAAGTTGAACCCTTTTTTGTGTTGACTTGCCAAATGGGACTTTAATTTTGGAACACTCAAAAAAGGAAAGGTGGACTATCAaattggaatggagggagtaatgaTTTAAGGGCATTATTGTATGTTTAAGAATTCATAAGTAAAATTTATATAGAAAAATATCAAAGTAATCAATCTCCTAGGCACTACATATCACAGCTCCACTCATAGCACGACCCAAGGCATCTCCTAACAATTTCATCAAGTCAACGCCTAGCCACTACATACATGTTCATATTCAAGTCCAAAATTAATTCAAAAGTCAAACGGTAAATTAAACTCGTTAACTAACCACCGCAACTTTGATAATATAGCAATGTGATTGATAACAACAAGAGCAACGTAGTAATCCACATTGAATATATACTTCGATCCAACAAAATTGTATATACATACGTACCAATTAAGTCGATAGGAAAAGCTCTAGGTTGATGCATGCACACATATGGATAGAAGGTCACAAGAAACGCAAAGGTTTCGAAAGATCACATAATCATTGATTAATTTGCACTTATACCCCATGTACTACCACTAATTTAAAGATACACTTCAtgtacttcaaatttaagcacttaaaCCCCTTATACGTAAAAATACAGGGGGTGTATGTGCAAATTCCCCTTCTTTCACTTCAAAGTACAGGGGTGtaagtgcttaaatttgaaGTCTAAAGGGTGTGTCTTCAAATTGGTGATAGTACAGGGGGTGTAAGTGCAAATTACCCTTGATTAAATATGTAGGATatcataagtaaatttttttttcaaaggcaaCAAAACTTTATTAATAATCGGTAAAGGATACATCGAGGCGGCCGAACTCTAGATACAAGAAAAGTCTTGAATCATAGAGAAgaccaaaagaataaaaaagaaacaaaagaaacaaaatacatTCAATAAGAGATTGAATAAACCACATGAGCAAATGTGGAGTCATCCATACATCAGCAAAATCTTAAGACATTTTCTATGCAAGCCTGTGATCAAATCTGCACCACGAGTGCCAAACCAGCAACATCAAAGCAAAATACCAAATAACTCCAGGAGCAGACAGCAGTAGttctcttagccctccgcatCATCCAATTCCACAAAAATTCTCATCATAGTCTCTTGAAAACAAAGCAAACAGACTGAAAATTGGGATGGTAGGGAGCCTCTATCATCAATCATCACACAGTATCAGCAACAGACTCACACAACATCATAGTAGTGCATGGGGAAAGTAAGTAACCATAAGAGATATCCCATGGCCGACTGAAACACATGAATCAGCTGTGATCTTGACATCATTCATTGGAGTTGAGACATAAAACAACATGATATGATTAAACCTCGTAGCCCTCCAAGACtttggagttgaaaagaggTAACAAAAGACCAGTTTCGGAAGAATGAAAGAGTTTTAGCAGCATCAGGGAGTATGAAACAGACAAAGCAAAGTCCAATAGCCACTTAGCCCTCCAAGACTTTGAAGTTGAAAAGAGGTAACAAAGCAGTAAGATGGAAGAATTTCAGAAGCCTCAAAGTGTACGTATGAAGTAGACAGAGCAAAAATCCATTAACCTCTTATCCTTCCAAAACATAGGAAGTTGAAAAGAGGAACTGTCAGGCATCACTCCATAAAGAAGAAGCAATAGCAGCCTCAAAGTGGATGAAGTAGACACAGCACAAATCCAATATTAACCTCTTAGCCCTTCAAAACATAGGAGTTGAAAAGAGGATACTATCAGGCATCACCCCAAAAAGAGGAAACAGTACGTATAGGTACGGAGGCATAAAtacctcttagccctccaagaTTAGGAATTGAAAAGAGGTAGACAAGGAGAAACATGATACAAAACCTCCAATAGCAGAGTGCAAATCCAAAAAAGATCCCCAACAGACAGAGGGACGGGGGATAAATGGACAGGGCCAACCAACAAGACAGACAACAGACTCAAAGAACCAGCCAAAGACAACAGACTAGAGAACCAGACACCTAGACAAAACAAACCACCCATACAACAAAAGACACAACACTACCTAAGACACAAAAGACAAGAAAACCacaaaaaccaaagaaaaaccatccaaactaggcctgtcaatgggccggatccgacaaatccgaatccgatagtggtaatatGAATCCGAATTCGATCCGATCTGAAAAttcgaatccgatccgaaaacatttttacttcaaaaaatttagcaaaaaaccaatatttttttcaaaaaatacaatttttttaaaaaaaaaattatttaccaaaaaaaatttaaaatacaaatacaaattcttaaacattttttttttcaaaataaaaaatttacagttttctttaaaaaaatttaaaaataaagtttggATCGGATTGATAATGgatctaatctaatctaatccgatccgatccggattcAAATTATCTGATCGACGTTATTGGATTCGGATCAAATCCAGTCCATTAACAGGCCTAACCCAAATAAAAACAAGCCCCACAAAcccaaaaggaaacaaaaaccaagctgaaaacaaaacaagactgAACTTTCCCAAAGACCAAAGACAAGCCCAAGACACCCCATAACCAAGAACCTACCCACACACTCCACCACTCTACACTGCAATTAATCCTCTTAATTCCATCCAAATTTCTCTTGAACTCATCAACAGAATAATCCTTTAAATTGACTTTAATCTTCACCCACTAAGCCACTCTTGTTTTTATGAAGTCAGAAATTTCTTCCACGTTCCAAATTTTGTTATTGAAGACTACCTCATTCCTATTAATCCACAAAGTCCACACCACAGCATATAAAGTAAACTTTGTTGTTGAAAACTACCTCATTCTTGTTAATCCACAAAGTCCACACCACAGCATAAAAAGTTACTTGCCAGCATATCCCTAGCTTCCAAGTTCTTAAACCTTGAACTATCCCAAAACAAGAACATGTCCTTTATAACCCAAGTCAAATGCCACGATATAAAAATATCTTCCCATACCCTCCAAGCCACATTGCACAAGAGTAGGATGTGATCAGGAGTTTCCTCATTGAATGACATAGAGAGCAGATGTCAAGATTTCTAGCTAATATTCCTCTCCTCACAAGAATTGACTTAGCTGCTACGCATTTTTGTTGGATA
Proteins encoded in this window:
- the LOC131302917 gene encoding xyloglucan galactosyltransferase XLT2-like, with translation MLLPIFGHQSEPEGPTKGHKKSRNLKTRIQSFLSNLTPIRRTLVFVVILFHVFLLWYSLSLFPRAPTKFQAGESRIVVNIPSKTYGRLPNKGKSNIPSKTYGSLPNKGVSNVSPATHHGSLTKKGVLNISPETHGSLAKEGVSNISSTTHGSLSNKGVLNTSPETHGGLGKEGVLNISSTTYGSLPNKGCDSGRVYVYDLPTMFNYDIMNNCTEIEPRADKCDKNLNDGLGPVAREFAGMLPESIIPAFYWTDMYWGEVIFHNRMLNHKCRTLEPESATAFYIPFYAGLRLRKYLFDNHTAGERDWHPEMLVKWLQEQKWWKRSNGSDHFIMFGRMTWDFRRRGGGDADWGTRFLLMPAMQNVIRVSVERSIWDDLEIAVPYPSIFHPRSESDIIELQEFVRSHRRNHLFTFVGGGRSKIKNDFRAVLKSKCLNESSVCRHVDCSLNNCVDGKTEVMAAFLDSDFCLQPKGDGLTRRSVFDCMVAGSIPVFFWRGTAYLQYEFSIMPDEPESYSVFIDHGDVRNGTDIRRVLESYGREEIERMREKVIEYIPRFMYARPSRGLEKTRDAFDIAIDGVLRKYKDHMESGSRIGTKYE